One window of the Flavobacteriaceae bacterium YJPT1-3 genome contains the following:
- a CDS encoding glycosyltransferase has translation MFEPYRSILEALFLGYGIALFSCYFCFAILAIFAVRSNKRKSQFLKISDIQKSQDLPGITLIAPAYNEAKSIVVNVRSLLSIQYPYYDLIIVNDGSTDDSLDQLKKAYDLVERPMPQGDSRINTQIAKTYYRSTNAKYQHLTVIDKVNGGRADALNCGIKYAQSELVLCTDADCIIEQDALLKMVRPFLEETKAEVVACGAAIGIANDSVIRNGVLSELRMPKSWVARIQVVEYIRAFLLGRMAWSQMDGLLLVSGAFGMYPRKRVVEVGGFDHNTVGEDLELCIRLRSYMTENDMPYDVVYLPETLCWTEAPATPKVYATQRDRWARGLWETIKKHRRLFLNYKYKQMGLFFFPYWVFFELWAPIVEFLGFVLILIYLLLGLVNLPFALYLFLLVYLVGCIFSTFSIMLYTINFKHYAKPKMIIQLLLAAYVESFYTHPVMLYAEMRGYFKKVFRIKSGWGNMVRKGFVSN, from the coding sequence ATGTTTGAACCGTATCGTTCTATTCTGGAGGCCTTATTTCTAGGCTATGGTATCGCTCTATTTAGCTGCTATTTCTGCTTTGCTATTCTCGCCATTTTTGCGGTACGTTCCAACAAAAGGAAATCACAGTTTTTGAAGATTTCGGATATTCAAAAGTCTCAAGACTTACCGGGTATCACCCTTATCGCGCCTGCTTATAATGAAGCAAAGAGCATTGTGGTTAACGTGCGTTCTTTGCTCTCGATACAGTACCCGTATTACGATCTGATCATAGTAAACGATGGCAGTACAGACGACTCTTTAGATCAACTAAAAAAGGCCTATGATTTAGTGGAACGGCCGATGCCCCAAGGAGATTCCAGAATTAATACGCAGATCGCCAAGACCTATTACCGCAGTACCAATGCCAAATATCAACACCTCACGGTTATCGATAAAGTCAACGGCGGTCGGGCCGATGCCCTCAACTGTGGGATTAAATACGCTCAATCTGAATTGGTACTCTGTACGGATGCCGACTGTATCATTGAACAGGACGCCCTGCTTAAAATGGTGCGTCCCTTTTTGGAAGAAACCAAGGCTGAGGTGGTGGCTTGTGGCGCCGCGATCGGAATTGCCAATGATTCAGTGATCCGCAATGGAGTACTGAGTGAATTGCGGATGCCTAAAAGCTGGGTCGCGCGTATTCAAGTGGTAGAATACATCCGTGCTTTTCTCCTGGGTAGAATGGCCTGGAGTCAAATGGATGGCTTGCTTTTGGTCTCCGGTGCCTTTGGAATGTATCCGCGAAAGCGCGTTGTTGAAGTGGGCGGATTTGACCATAATACGGTGGGAGAGGATCTCGAACTCTGCATTCGTTTGCGCTCGTACATGACTGAAAATGACATGCCCTATGATGTGGTCTACCTTCCGGAAACGTTATGCTGGACGGAGGCTCCTGCTACTCCAAAAGTATACGCTACCCAGCGCGACCGTTGGGCACGAGGCTTGTGGGAGACCATCAAAAAGCACCGCAGGCTTTTTTTAAATTACAAATACAAGCAAATGGGCTTGTTCTTTTTCCCGTATTGGGTCTTTTTTGAATTGTGGGCACCTATCGTCGAATTTTTGGGATTTGTGCTTATCCTGATCTACCTGCTTTTAGGCCTGGTCAATCTTCCTTTCGCACTCTACCTCTTCTTGTTGGTCTATTTAGTGGGTTGCATCTTTTCCACTTTTTCGATCATGCTGTACACGATTAACTTTAAGCACTATGCTAAGCCCAAAATGATCATTCAACTACTCCTGGCGGCCTATGTGGAGAGTTTTTATACGCATCCAGTCATGCTCTATGCAGAGATGCGTGGTTACTTCAAAAAGGTCTTCCGGATCAAATCGGGTTGGGGGAATATGGTACGTAAAGGCTTCGTATCCAACTAA